The segment TTAAGAGAGTCGAACGCCTTATCGAAATCCATTTTGAAGATAAGAACTTGTTTCTTAatctttttcatccaaaaaaaATCTCATTAATAATAAACGGACCATCAAGTATACTTCTACCCTCCACATACGCAGATTGCTCCAAGCCAATAATTCTTCCCAAAACTTTCTTAAGTCTCAAAGAAAGAAGTTTTGAAAGAATTTTATGCATGCATCCAATAAGATTAATTGGCCTATAATCATTTAAATATAAAGGACCGAGCTTCTTCTGAATTAAAGAGATAAAAAGGCATTGCAACCAATACTTAACTCTCCTGTGCCTTCAAATTCTTTCAAAAACTTGAAAATATCATCTTTTAGAACATCCCAAAACTCCTTTAAAAACTTGAAGGTGAAACCATCCGGTCTGGGGGCTTTGTGGCTACCACAACTCCAGATCGCATTCTTAACTTCATCCAACGATAATGAAGCTTCCAACATATCCCTATCTTCTTCTGAAATCTTTTTAAAATTGTCATTTATAATTTTGGGCCTCACCAAGTCGATCTCATCAAATTTAGAAGAAAAGAATTTTCAAACTTCATCCTTTATACCCATAAGGTAAGTCTCTCAATGACCCCCAACAATAAGACCATTAATTCTATTTTTCTTAATGTTCACATTGATAACACCATGAAAGTATTTACTATTCTCATCTCCATCCACCTCCCATCTTAATCTTATTCTCACTTTTTGTTTTAGATCAAGCCTCCTGATGGAGTCCAATTCAATAACATGTAAATTCAGACTGTAACTTAAAAACCCACAAGTGAATTACACTACACCTTAAAAACATCACAAAAAAAGGAATTCGACATTAACAGAATTCAGAAAACTTAAAATTCATGAATCAGAGATACAAAAACAGAGTTTGATTCGACTATTGAGTAAAAGATGAAGGCCTTCCATGAAAGTTTAAATTTAGATCTAGAGTCCCTCAAAGTATCTCATATGATCTTCAAAAGTCTCCCCATGCCTAATTTTCGCTACAGATCCATCTTCATCAACCTTCATTAACAACATTCACAAAAAAATCATTCAGAAACATACAAAAAATCAATTCATGTTGGCTTTCATTAGTCAAATTGCCCATTGTTCAAATCCAAAATTCTCATCTTTATCCCTTCCTTCCATTAAACAAATAGATGCAATCTCTAAGTGAAGAATCCAACATACGTTTTCAAACAATTATTACAAATTAAAAGATGTTGGTTTGACTTAAAAAGTCAAAGATGAAAAAACATACCCAATACTCAGGTGGACGCATCTTGAGATTGTAAGTTGAAGCCATGCTCATGCAGTATGCACCTGCATCATGAACTACAAGCCCAGAACCCTGTAAACATCAAATTCTCATCATTAAATCATTATTATACCAAACATAATAACATTAAATCAacaatcagaaaatcaaaatgcaaaaaaaaaaaaaaaaaaaattatattaataaaaaacaaaGGAGATAGAATGTACACTGGCAGGAGAAGGAAGGTCCCTGTCCTTCCCCAAGAAATCGGCCGACTCGCAAACGGGGCCCACCACATCAAAAGTTGAAACCGCAGAATCATGTGGTGGAGGTGAAACCAATTCTATGTGCTACATTTACATATAttaaatttaaaactaaaatcAATATTCTAAAAAACGTTAAGCACttaatatttctttttttttttacttgaactcgacaagttgatttAATGTATTAAGCCAAAAAAAaatggcttaatgcattaagacacCAACCATTTACGAATATTTCCTTATTATACAAATGAGAAAATCTTACTTGATAAGCATCATATAGACTAGGGCGAATAAGTTCAGCCATGCTTCCATCAATCACAATAAAGTTCTTCGTGCCATTTGTTTTCACACCCGTGACACGATTCACAAGACAACAAGTATTTGCAATTAGCGATCTCCCAGGTTCAATTATCAGATTAAGATTTCGCGACAAAACCAACTCCCTAACCTTAACCAAATCAAACATTAAAACAATATAAACGATTTGATATCATCATATcaattatttaaatatatatataaaaaaaaatatatagataaCGCTTACTGTGTCGATGAGATCCCTGGGTGTAGGAAGAACAGTACCAGTATGATAATAATCAATCCCAAGACCACCTccaatatttaaataattaatatcaaATCCTTGAGCTCGAATTTCGTCTATAAACTTCACCATGATTGATGCAGCATCTCTGAAAATGTCAACCTAAAAAAACGGTCAAAGTCAAACCCTGGTCAACACACAAGGGTAGATGATAATATGATGTTTTACATTTACAATACCTTGGTGATGGTGGATCCAAGATGGCAATGGGCGCCAACTAGTTTAAGTTCATCGGGGTATGACTTCACAGCATCTAGAAACCATTGCAATTTCTCGTTTCTTATACCGAATTTGGAGTTTTTGTTTCCAGTTGCAACATAAGGATGGACCTATTTGAAATATTGAGTTATTGGCGTTATAGAGATGAAAGATTTGAATTCGATGTGAGAAAGGGAATCACAAACCTGAGGGTCGACATCCGGATTGATTCTAAGCAATACATTAACCTTCTTCCCTGCGATTCTTGCAGCAGATACAATGTTATCCAAATCGAATTCACTGTCAATGTTGACAAATACGCCTTCTTGAGCAGCAAGAACAAGATCATCCAAAAGCTTCCCGTTTCCATTAAAAATGCATCTATTATTCGCATCAAACCACAAATACATCGAATCAATATTCTCCAGATAATTATTACAGGTTCATGAAACTGAAAGATAAGTACCTGGTAGGATCAAAACCAGCACGAATGGCCAATCGGAGCTCATTTCCACTAACCAAAACAGCCCCACAACCCAAATTCTTCAAATGTTGTAAAATCAAGAAGTTGTTATTGGCTTTAATTGCATATCCGATAATCGAATTCAGTCCCTCCAAAGCTTCCTTATAAGCCTCGACGTTTCTAGTTATCTGAGGTTTACTGTAGAGATAAAAGGGCCTTCTTTCAACGGCCTccatgacttcttgaactttaAGACCCTCACAGTACAAATAGCCATCGTCTTTCTTGGTGAAGCAATGTTGAAATTTCTGAGTTGCTGGAGGTTTTTGTGATATGACAGCTCGGATAGCGAGTGTTTTGGAAGCGGGTTTATAAGAAATTAAGGTTTTGGGAGTGATCGGCTTTGAAgattgatttagggttttggcGAAAGAGAGCGATTGAAATTGAAGGTGGGAAGAAGAGGCCGCCGCCGCCATTGGTGAGGGGAAAGTAGTGCAGTGTTTCCTCTCCAAATAGGAGCAAGGGTTTTTACGAGTTAGGTAGCTTTAAAACGTCTGTATAATTTAATAATAACACGTGTTGGTGACtcttttgattgttttctagtattatttttttttaagtgATACGATCAATTTTTTTTAAGCTATACGGTTATAAATTTTTTGGTTTGTGTAGCTACTAAATAGATAAGTCATTTCTGCTCGACTAGAGCCATCGGGGTGGAGGTCCTACAGTGGGTAAAGCAGGTACAAGCAACTTACATATTTGGTTGAGTTATTTTGTTCGTATTTTCATTCATAATATTAAACTATATACATTCAATCTTTATAATTAACTATTCCAAATAAACTAAGAAAAATGACTTAAAACAGAATTATATTTCTTACTTTGTACAaatttaatccttaatattattttttatacattcaatacttatgactgatttctttaagttttttttacaatcattaatgaggtgtttgGAGTTATTGATGTTTATGTCCAGCGTGGCATGGGCTGCTTGGTTGCTTAGGGTTTGTGGTTTAACTTAGGTTTTGTGTTATAaatgtcgtaacttcttcatatgattttggattttaacgatctttatatcaacACGTTCGTATTTGAGTCTACTAtaattttcgtttagattactctcattaaaacataatatatttttacttacgattttataaaaaaatatttataaatccACAAAGAACGCAtgtataatattttttttcacatttagcctttaatatttttttattgcaaaatacatcattgttgtttttgtacacatttaggttTTTCTTACAATCATTAATGAGATGTTTGAGGCTGTTGATGTTTATGTCCAGCGCGGCATAGGTTGCTTGGTTGCAAAGGACTTGTGGTTTAGCTTAGGTTTTGTGTTTTGATGtcgtaacttctttatacgatttcaaattttaacgatctttatatccacacattcgTACTTGAGTCTGCGacaactttcgttaagattactctcgttaaaaagtaatatatttttacttacgattttataaaaaataaaaaaaaaaaaaaaaaacatttataatttcACAAAGAAcgcatgtgtaacatcccaaaaactataagtgaaaatttttctttaaattcatcaaaaaaaaacattcattaaattagAAATCCcatcataatataaaaacatgtcAAATAGTCAAAAGAGTATAAAACAAGTCAAATCATACGGAACATTGGTGGATGCAGTATAATCACGTCGAGCTTTTCCCTctggaaccggaagtacctgaaaccataaacatgaaaccataagcacgaagcttagtgagttccccaaaatacctcataccatacataacctTGGACCCCGCTCACCCATCGGACCCTGCCCATCGTACATAACGGGTCCTCCCCGGCatacataacgggccccgcctaaCATACACAttcaagagtcataaagacaactagcatcctacataacacAATCTAAGAACCCCGCCCAACAAGCAAaacgggcccaacccaacatacagaTAAAGGGATGAGTCCATCATACACATGTAAGGATTACAAGGACAACTAGCATCAAACCTAACACAaaatagtgggccgacattggtgtcttcaaCCCAC is part of the Lactuca sativa cultivar Salinas chromosome 7, Lsat_Salinas_v11, whole genome shotgun sequence genome and harbors:
- the LOC111919059 gene encoding diaminopimelate decarboxylase 1, chloroplastic, producing MAAAASSSHLQFQSLSFAKTLNQSSKPITPKTLISYKPASKTLAIRAVISQKPPATQKFQHCFTKKDDGYLYCEGLKVQEVMEAVERRPFYLYSKPQITRNVEAYKEALEGLNSIIGYAIKANNNFLILQHLKNLGCGAVLVSGNELRLAIRAGFDPTRCIFNGNGKLLDDLVLAAQEGVFVNIDSEFDLDNIVSAARIAGKKVNVLLRINPDVDPQVHPYVATGNKNSKFGIRNEKLQWFLDAVKSYPDELKLVGAHCHLGSTITKVDIFRDAASIMVKFIDEIRAQGFDINYLNIGGGLGIDYYHTGTVLPTPRDLIDTVRELVLSRNLNLIIEPGRSLIANTCCLVNRVTGVKTNGTKNFIVIDGSMAELIRPSLYDAYQHIELVSPPPHDSAVSTFDVVGPVCESADFLGKDRDLPSPASGSGLVVHDAGAYCMSMASTYNLKMRPPEYWVDEDGSVAKIRHGETFEDHMRYFEGL